One window of Kiritimatiellia bacterium genomic DNA carries:
- the radC gene encoding DNA repair protein RadC: MPEEVARSRPMLREQFYAFSRPMRDVPPEERPREIFDRVGPENMTDKQLLALILRSGVRGRSVADLAEGLLQEYGSLSALAEVSTSDLASIKGMGRVRAQVLKATFELARRLAARGDAAPVPIRTPADAAAIMRSEALGLDVECFWVLLLDRRYRLRRPPLRVTRGILDSSLIHPREVFKEAVRTSSAAVVLVHNHPSGDPSPSAEDLRITRQLVEAGKVMDIEVLDHIIIGRAEQGRSSDYVSIRETGLVAFT; the protein is encoded by the coding sequence GTTGCGGGAACAATTTTATGCGTTTTCCCGCCCCATGCGGGACGTTCCGCCCGAGGAACGTCCGCGCGAAATTTTCGACCGCGTAGGCCCCGAAAACATGACCGACAAGCAGTTGCTCGCGCTGATCTTGCGAAGCGGCGTGCGGGGTCGCAGCGTCGCGGATCTCGCCGAAGGTCTTCTGCAGGAGTACGGGTCATTGTCGGCTCTCGCCGAAGTGTCGACCTCGGATCTCGCGTCGATCAAGGGGATGGGCCGAGTCCGGGCCCAGGTTCTCAAGGCGACCTTTGAACTGGCGCGCCGTCTCGCGGCGCGCGGCGACGCCGCGCCAGTCCCGATTCGCACACCAGCGGATGCGGCCGCCATCATGCGTTCGGAGGCTCTCGGGCTGGATGTGGAGTGTTTTTGGGTCCTTTTGCTGGATCGCCGCTACCGCCTTCGGCGTCCGCCCTTGCGAGTGACGCGAGGCATACTCGATTCGAGCCTGATCCATCCCCGGGAGGTTTTCAAGGAGGCCGTTCGGACCAGCAGTGCAGCGGTTGTACTCGTCCACAACCATCCCTCCGGCGATCCGAGCCCTTCCGCGGAGGATTTGCGGATCACTCGCCAACTGGTCGAAGCTGGCAAGGTCATGGACATCGAGGTCCTGGACCACATTATTATCGGCCGCGCCGAGCAGGGCCGCTCGTCCGATTATGTCTCCATTCGCGAAACCGGACTCGTCGCCTTCACCTGA
- the lpxA gene encoding acyl-ACP--UDP-N-acetylglucosamine O-acyltransferase — protein sequence MAVHPTAIIDPRAEVATDAEIGAYTVVGPWSVIGPRVRLGPHVVVVSHTRIGEGTQVHPHAVLGDAPQDLAFEDRQSWVDIGRNVVIREGVTIHRGTKADSTTLVGDGCFLMANSHVAHNVVLGHRVILANGALLAGYVEVGPGAFISGNAVVHQFCRIGRLAMISGGSAISQDVAPFCTTYSASRNRLAGLNVVGMRRAGFSAEERLQVRRAFRLLFREGLSPSEAVARIRAELPAGPAWEMADFAAASKRGLVSFAPGPMGEGEDE from the coding sequence ATGGCTGTACATCCCACTGCCATCATTGATCCTCGGGCTGAAGTTGCAACGGACGCGGAAATCGGCGCGTATACTGTGGTCGGGCCGTGGTCGGTCATCGGTCCGCGGGTGCGGCTCGGCCCGCATGTCGTGGTGGTCTCCCATACGCGGATCGGCGAGGGGACGCAGGTCCATCCCCACGCCGTTCTCGGCGACGCCCCGCAGGACTTGGCGTTCGAGGACCGACAAAGTTGGGTAGACATCGGGCGCAACGTCGTGATTCGGGAGGGAGTGACGATCCATCGCGGCACGAAGGCGGACAGTACAACACTGGTCGGTGACGGCTGTTTCCTGATGGCCAATAGCCATGTCGCTCACAATGTTGTGCTGGGGCATCGGGTGATTCTGGCGAATGGAGCGCTGTTGGCAGGGTATGTGGAAGTGGGCCCTGGCGCGTTTATCAGCGGCAACGCGGTCGTGCATCAATTTTGCCGGATTGGGCGACTGGCGATGATATCAGGCGGCAGCGCAATTTCGCAGGATGTGGCCCCGTTTTGCACGACCTATTCGGCTTCAAGAAACCGCTTGGCCGGTCTGAATGTCGTCGGCATGCGCCGCGCCGGTTTTTCCGCAGAAGAACGGCTGCAGGTGCGAAGGGCGTTCCGTCTGCTGTTTCGAGAAGGTCTGAGTCCGTCGGAGGCCGTGGCGAGGATTCGGGCCGAACTTCCAGCGGGACCCGCTTGGGAGATGGCCGATTTCGCCGCGGCTTCGAAGCGAGGACTTGTCAGCTTCGCGCCGGGACCGATGGGGGAGGGGGAGGACGAATAG
- a CDS encoding proline--tRNA ligase yields the protein MILRWSQQLIPTLREVPGEAEIPSHQMLLRAGLIRKLGAGIYTFLPIGLRALRKVERIVREEMDRAGALEILMPALQPPEIWHQSGRYKTAAEVLYKVSDRAGREWVLGPTHEEVVTHLVANEISSYRQLPRNFYQIQVKFRDEIRPRFGLMRAREFIMKDAYSFDATDEGAAESYQKMYDAYVRIFRRCGLKTIVVEADTGVMGGKFSHEFMVPAETGENEVAYTESGDYAANLEKATSRGPVEPTPSETTGPAPEPFATPGVTTIEDLASPPYGVPALRQIKTLVYIVESRPVIALVRGDDSLNEAKFAAAVGSTIFRPATPEECRSALGALPGSLGAVGVTHLPVYGDLQLRQARGMVTGANRDGYHLMHVDADRDLVNVVWRDLRTVRAGELSVESGQPLKIRRAIEVGHVFKLGTKYSEAMNAYFLDADGKQKPCIMGCYGIGVTRTLQAVIEQHWDEHGIRWPVSVAPVEVELMAINTQHAESVQLVEKIANELSRQGLDVLIDDRDERAGVKFKDADLVGAPLRLSVGERSLSKGCVEIKRRRTGELEQVPLDHAGDRVRALLDDEWRTLRDG from the coding sequence ATGATTCTCCGTTGGTCTCAACAACTGATCCCGACGCTTCGCGAGGTTCCGGGCGAGGCGGAAATTCCGAGCCATCAGATGCTATTGCGCGCCGGCCTTATCCGGAAGCTGGGCGCCGGCATTTATACGTTCCTGCCGATAGGTCTGCGGGCGCTTCGGAAAGTCGAGCGGATTGTGAGAGAGGAAATGGACAGGGCCGGCGCACTGGAAATTCTGATGCCTGCCCTTCAGCCGCCGGAAATCTGGCACCAGAGCGGTCGTTACAAGACTGCTGCCGAGGTTCTCTACAAAGTGTCTGATCGGGCGGGCCGCGAATGGGTGTTGGGTCCGACTCATGAAGAGGTGGTGACCCATCTGGTCGCGAACGAGATCAGCTCCTACCGGCAGTTGCCGCGCAATTTCTACCAGATCCAGGTCAAGTTTCGGGACGAGATTCGACCGCGGTTCGGGCTGATGCGGGCCCGCGAATTCATCATGAAGGATGCCTACAGCTTCGACGCGACAGATGAGGGCGCCGCGGAGAGTTACCAGAAAATGTATGACGCCTATGTGCGGATCTTCCGGCGGTGCGGCCTGAAGACGATCGTCGTCGAGGCGGATACGGGTGTGATGGGCGGCAAATTCTCGCATGAATTCATGGTTCCCGCCGAGACGGGAGAGAATGAGGTGGCATACACGGAATCCGGCGATTACGCGGCGAATCTCGAAAAGGCAACCAGCCGCGGCCCCGTGGAGCCGACGCCGTCCGAAACGACCGGTCCCGCGCCGGAGCCGTTTGCGACGCCCGGCGTCACGACCATCGAAGACCTCGCGTCCCCGCCGTACGGGGTTCCGGCTCTCCGGCAGATCAAGACGCTGGTCTATATTGTCGAGAGCAGGCCCGTGATTGCGCTGGTTCGCGGGGATGATTCGCTCAACGAAGCAAAATTTGCCGCCGCAGTCGGCTCCACCATCTTTCGGCCCGCCACGCCGGAGGAATGCCGATCCGCACTTGGCGCCTTGCCCGGCAGCCTCGGCGCGGTCGGCGTTACGCATCTCCCCGTCTACGGCGATCTCCAGCTTCGCCAGGCCCGCGGCATGGTAACCGGAGCCAACCGCGACGGCTATCACCTTATGCATGTGGACGCGGACCGGGATCTTGTGAACGTGGTCTGGCGGGACCTGCGGACGGTGAGGGCGGGCGAACTGAGTGTGGAGTCCGGCCAGCCACTAAAGATCCGTCGTGCGATCGAGGTCGGCCACGTCTTCAAACTCGGCACGAAATACAGCGAAGCCATGAACGCATACTTCCTCGATGCCGACGGGAAACAGAAACCCTGCATCATGGGCTGCTATGGCATCGGCGTGACGCGCACGCTACAGGCCGTCATCGAGCAGCACTGGGACGAGCACGGCATCCGATGGCCCGTTTCGGTGGCGCCCGTTGAAGTGGAATTGATGGCCATCAACACGCAACATGCGGAAAGTGTGCAGTTGGTGGAGAAGATCGCGAATGAGTTGTCGCGCCAGGGGCTCGATGTCCTGATCGACGACCGCGATGAGCGGGCGGGCGTGAAATTCAAGGACGCCGACCTGGTGGGGGCGCCCTTGCGATTGAGCGTGGGGGAGCGTTCCCTGTCGAAAGGGTGTGTCGAAATCAAACGGCGCCGCACTGGTGAACTGGAGCAGGTGCCGCTGGATCACGCGGGCGACCGAGTACGCGCATTGCTGGACGACGAATGGAGAACGCTGCGGGACGGGTAA
- a CDS encoding integration host factor subunit beta produces MAESDQKNLTKRDLVVRISEETGLTQQDVYKVIQKTLDYIIESLSKGESIEFRNFGVFEVKVRKQRIGRNPNKPEQVVTIPERKVVKFKPGKIMKKLITGI; encoded by the coding sequence ATGGCGGAAAGCGATCAAAAGAATTTGACCAAGCGCGACCTTGTCGTGCGCATCTCCGAGGAGACGGGTCTCACCCAGCAGGACGTTTACAAGGTTATTCAGAAGACGCTCGATTACATCATTGAATCGCTTTCAAAGGGCGAGTCGATCGAATTCCGAAATTTCGGCGTCTTTGAAGTCAAAGTCCGCAAACAGCGTATCGGCCGCAACCCGAACAAACCGGAGCAGGTGGTGACCATACCCGAGCGGAAGGTCGTCAAGTTCAAGCCCGGTAAGATCATGAAGAAACTGATCACCGGGATTTGA